One genomic window of Macaca mulatta isolate MMU2019108-1 chromosome 8, T2T-MMU8v2.0, whole genome shotgun sequence includes the following:
- the RGS20 gene encoding regulator of G-protein signaling 20 isoform X2 has translation MRTADGGEPAGASPPAGRVDSGLPMGSERMEMRKRQMPLAQDAPGAAPGQPGAGSRGSNACCFCWCCCCSCSCLTVRNQEDQRPTIASHELRADLPTWEESPAPTLEEVNAWAQSFDKLMVTPAGRNAFREFLRTEFSEENMLFWMACEELKKEANKNIIEEKARIIYEDYISILSPKEVSLDSRVREVINRNMVEPSQHIFDDAQLQIYTLMHRDSYPRFMNSAVYKDLLQSLSEKSIEA, from the exons CCGATGGGATCAGAGCGGATGGAGATGCGGAAGCGGCAGATGCCCCTCGCCCAGGACGCACCAGGCGCCGCCCCAGGCCAGCCAGGAGCGGGGAGTCGCGGGTCCAACGCATGCTGCTTCTGctggtgctgctgttgtagctGCTCATG TCTCACTGTTAGAAACCAGGAAGATCAGAGGCCCACAATAGCTTCCCACGAACTCAGAGCAGACCTTCCAACCTGGGAAGAAAG CCCTGCTCCTACTCTGGAAGAAGTCAATGCCTGGGCTCAGTCATTCGACAAATTAATGGTCACTCCAGCAGGAAGGAATGCATTCCGTGAATTCCTCCGAACAGAATTCAGTGAAGAAAATATGCTCTTCTGGATGGCCTGTGAGGAACTGAAAAAGGAAGCTAATAAAAACATTATTGAAGAGAAAGCAAGGATAATCTATGAAGACTACATTTCTATACTTTCTCCTAAGGAG GTGAGCTTAGACTCCCGGGTGAGAGAAGTCATCAACAGAAACATGGTGGAGCCATCCCAACACATATTCGATGATGCTCAACTTCAGATTTACACCCTGATGCACAGAGACTCATATCCTCGATTCATGAACTCTGCTGTCTATAAGGACTTGCTTCAGTCCTTATCGGAGAAATCCATTGAAGCATag
- the RGS20 gene encoding regulator of G-protein signaling 20 isoform X3 translates to MGSERMEMRKRQMPLAQDAPGAAPGQPGAGSRGSNACCFCWCCCCSCSCLTVRNQEDQRPTIASHELRADLPTWEESPAPTLEEVNAWAQSFDKLMVTPAGRNAFREFLRTEFSEENMLFWMACEELKKEANKNIIEEKARIIYEDYISILSPKEVSLDSRVREVINRNMVEPSQHIFDDAQLQIYTLMHRDSYPRFMNSAVYKDLLQSLSEKSIEA, encoded by the exons ATGGGATCAGAGCGGATGGAGATGCGGAAGCGGCAGATGCCCCTCGCCCAGGACGCACCAGGCGCCGCCCCAGGCCAGCCAGGAGCGGGGAGTCGCGGGTCCAACGCATGCTGCTTCTGctggtgctgctgttgtagctGCTCATG TCTCACTGTTAGAAACCAGGAAGATCAGAGGCCCACAATAGCTTCCCACGAACTCAGAGCAGACCTTCCAACCTGGGAAGAAAG CCCTGCTCCTACTCTGGAAGAAGTCAATGCCTGGGCTCAGTCATTCGACAAATTAATGGTCACTCCAGCAGGAAGGAATGCATTCCGTGAATTCCTCCGAACAGAATTCAGTGAAGAAAATATGCTCTTCTGGATGGCCTGTGAGGAACTGAAAAAGGAAGCTAATAAAAACATTATTGAAGAGAAAGCAAGGATAATCTATGAAGACTACATTTCTATACTTTCTCCTAAGGAG GTGAGCTTAGACTCCCGGGTGAGAGAAGTCATCAACAGAAACATGGTGGAGCCATCCCAACACATATTCGATGATGCTCAACTTCAGATTTACACCCTGATGCACAGAGACTCATATCCTCGATTCATGAACTCTGCTGTCTATAAGGACTTGCTTCAGTCCTTATCGGAGAAATCCATTGAAGCATag